In Vibrio fluvialis, the DNA window TATTTCGCGTAGCCACGGACTTTGCCCCAAATCGGGAACGTGAGACCGAGTTCGGCATAACCTTTGTTAGTGGCGAAGTTTTCCCGCCCGGTGAAGTTAATTGCCAGATCATCCCATTTGTAGGCACCAGTCAGCTCAAAGTGGCCCATGTAATCGAGGATATCCGGGTTGTCATCGCCATTCGGATCGTCCGCGCTGGTTTTGTCTTTTTCCGGAATACGCCACCACGGGCGCAAGTTGAGAGCCAAGCGATTCTTCTCGTAGGTCAGTGACGCATAAATGCGGTTCCAACTGCGTGAGAGATCCTGCCTTTGGCCATTCGATTGGTGCTCAATACCGAACCCAAGCCAGGTATTGCCACCAAACGGTTGCCAACGGGTCGGCGTGAAATAAAACAGCTCGGGCTGATAATCGGTTTCACGGAAAGGGCGCGAAATCGATTCAGAATAGACCTGCCAGTACGAGCGCAGGGTAAATCCAAAGAACAGCGCATCATCTTCAAACAGCAAATCGGTGTAGTTGAGCGGTACTTTAAAACTGATTTGAAACTCCGACTCTGCTTTGCGTAATCCGTCGGCCCAGCCCGTGTCTTCGTACGCTTTGCGGTTAATGCTGTCGGTGTAGACGATGGGCAGAATGTAGTTCATGCGGTGCGCCGTCATCACAAATGGACGGAACTCGGTGCTTTTTTCCGATTCACGCCGCTGACTCAGCAAATCTTCCTGTTCCGCCGGGGCGGGCTGTTCACTCATCGACTGGCAGCGTTCACGTACCTGATCAATGGTCATTTCGCCGCTGTGTGATTTGGTGGTGGTCAGCAAGCACTGGTCGTACTCACTGAGATCTTGCGCCTTCAGTAAAGGCGACATAAGCAGCGTTGTGGCTAGCAGTGCCGTCTTCATGGTTGCGTCCATGTCACTTCCTTAGCATTCAATTA includes these proteins:
- a CDS encoding phospholipase A → MDATMKTALLATTLLMSPLLKAQDLSEYDQCLLTTTKSHSGEMTIDQVRERCQSMSEQPAPAEQEDLLSQRRESEKSTEFRPFVMTAHRMNYILPIVYTDSINRKAYEDTGWADGLRKAESEFQISFKVPLNYTDLLFEDDALFFGFTLRSYWQVYSESISRPFRETDYQPELFYFTPTRWQPFGGNTWLGFGIEHQSNGQRQDLSRSWNRIYASLTYEKNRLALNLRPWWRIPEKDKTSADDPNGDDNPDILDYMGHFELTGAYKWDDLAINFTGRENFATNKGYAELGLTFPIWGKVRGYAKYSTGYGENLIDYNHNQQRFGLGIAITDLL